The Streptomyces cyaneogriseus subsp. noncyanogenus region AACAAGCCGTACGTGTGGGGGTCGATCTACCGCTTCGACGGTCAGGCGTCCGTCTTCTGGTCCGAGCACGGCCCCTGCTACCGCTGCCTCTACCCGGAGCCCCCGCCCCCCGGCATGGTCCCCTCCTGCGCCGAGGGCGGCGTGCTCGGCGTGCTGTGCGCGTCCATCGGCTCCATCCAGGTCAACGAGGCCATCAAGCTCCTCGCGGGCATCGGCGAGCCGCTGGTCGGCCGCCTGATGATCTACGACGCCCTGGAGATGCAGTACCGCCAGGTCAAGGTCCGCAAGGACCCCGACTGCGCGGTCTGCGGCGAGAACCCGACCGTCACCGAGCTCATCGACTACGAGGCGTTCTGCGGTGTCGTCTCCGAGGAGGCCCAGGCGGCGGCGGCCGACGCGACGATCACTCCCAAGCAGCTCAAGGAGTGGATCGACGAGGGCGAGAACATCGAGATCATCGACGTCCGCGAGCAGAACGAGTACGAGATCGTCTCGATCCCGGGCGCCCGGCTGATCCCGAAGAACGAGTTCCTCATGGGCACCGCCCTGGAGACCCTGCCGCAGGACAAGAAGATCGTCTTGCATTGCAAGACGGGTGTCCGCAGTGCGGAAGTCCTGGCGGTCCTGAAGAACGCCGGCTTCTCGGACGCCGTGCACGTCGGCGGCGGCGTGATCGGCTGGGTCAACCAGATCGAGCCGCACAAGCCGGTGTACTGATCCCCGGTCCGGCTCACCAGCGAGCCTGACGAAGCCCACGGCACTGACCAGCTCGGATGCCGTGGGCTTTCGTCGTTGCCGCTCGGCGTCGGTTCACCTCGCACGGCCCAGAGGCGGCCCGGCTCAACGCCGGTGCGCTGCCGGCCCGGGGGTGAGACGACCTCTTCGTCCCGCAGCGCATCCGGTGGGTCCTGGGCCTCTCTTTTGCCCTACTCGAAGCGGGAGTCCTTGTTCTGCGCCGCGTCGGCACATCCCTGGATCCAATCCTTCTGGACCAACCCGTGCTCCGGGGCCGCCAGTTGGCGCTGTCGCAAGATGGAGTCACAGTCGGCCTCGACCTGCTCGCGGCTCCGGTCGTCTGTAGGCATGAATGCTCCACCGAAAGCGTTGTAGCCCGCGGTGTAGCTGTCCTTGTCCACGGCTGAGCTCTCGGAGCGATTGACCACGACCCAGGCGACGACCAGAACGGCGACACCAATCACTGCTCCCATGACGACCTGGCGGACGAGGTAAGTCACATCACCCTCCTCGGTGAGCCCAGGACCCTCACCTGCCGAGTACCTGCGAACGACTTGATCCAACAGCACCCGAGGGTGTGCACAACGACTCGCTGCCTCTCGCCACGCCGGCCACGCCAGGCCGCCTGCGAGTGCCGGCCTCCGGCGCCGCTGATGTCACTGACGTGAGTCGGAACGGCCGAACTACGTGCGGACGTTGGCACGATGGTTCCGTGGACGACCTGGAGCGCATCGCGGCAGAGACCATGGTGTACCACCGAGCACTCGACGAGCGCGCCACTCTCCGGCACCACTTCCGCCGCGCTGACGAAGAAGGCGGCCTCTGGTACATCGAGGCAGTACCCGACCGCGGCGAGTTGATCGTCATCAAGCAGGCCGAGCTGACCGCGGCCCGGGGGGCGGTTACGAGCAGACCTTGCCGTTCTTCGGGAGCGTGCCGTTCAGTAGATACGCGTTCACCGCCGTATCGACGCAGTCGCTGCCCTTGCCGTACGCCACGTGTCCGTGGCCGCGCCAGGTGAGCATCACGCCGACGTCCTCGCCCAGCTCGTCCGCCATCCGGCGGGCGCCCTCGTAGGGCGTCGCCGGGTCGCCGGTGTTGCCGACCACCAGGACGGGCGGCGCACCCGGTGCGCTCACCTCCGGTGTCTCGTACTGTCCGGGCACCGGCCAGTCGCGGCACCAGCCGGCCGTGTCCCAGCCCAGGTAGGCCCCGAAGACGGGCGAGATCTTCTCGAACCTCGGCAGCAGTCTCTTCGCCTCCTCCAGAGTCGGCCGCTGCCTGTCGTCCAGGCACGATATGACGCGCTGTGCGTGGGACCCCGTACCGTAGCGGCCGGACGCGTCACGCTCGTTGTAGCCGTCGGCGAGTGCCAGCAGCTGCGAACCGTCGCCCCTTTCGGCGGCCTTCAGCGCGCTGGTGAGCAGCGGCCGGCTCTCCTCGCCGTACAGCGGCAGGATGATGCCGATGAGGGCGAGGGTCTGGGTCAGCTTCCGCCCGGGGGTGGACGTCGGCAGTGGTTCCCCGTCGATCCGCCTGAGCAGGTCCGCGATCCTCCGTGTCCCCCGGCGGGGGTCCTGGCCGGTGGACTCCAGATAGTCGTCGAGCGCGCGCTGGAAGCCCCGGGTCTGGTTCTCGGCGTGCCCGATGGTGTCGGCGGTGGGGTCGGCGACCGCGTCGAGGATCATCCGCCCCACGTTCTTCGGGAACAGGTGGGCGTACACGCCGCCGAGTTCGGTGCCGTAGGAGATGCCGAAGTAGTGGAGCTCGGCGTCGCCCAGCACATGCCGCATCAGGTCCATGTCGCGGGCGGTGTCCGTGGTGGAGACATGAGCCATCAGCTTCCCGGCGGCCTTCTGGCAGCCCCGGCCGAAGTCCGCGGCGTCCTTCGCGAACCGCCGCTCCTCCGCCGGGGTGTCCGGTGTGGCGTCCACCGACTCGGCGGCCTGGATCTCCTCGTCGCCGCGGCAGCGGACGCCCTCGCTGGCGCCGACCCCGCGCGGGTCCCAGCTCACCAGGTCGTACCGCTCGCGGAGCCGGTCGGCGGTGGTGGCGTAGGACGGCATCGTCGACAGGCCGGAGCCGCCCGGTCCGCCGAAGTTGAACAGCAGGGAGCCGATGCGGTCCTCGCCGCGGGCCCGCGCCCGGATCAGCGCCAGCCCGATCGTCTCGCCCCCGGGCTTCGACCAGTCCAGCGGCACCTTGAGCGTGGCGCACTGCCACTTGCGGCCCGGCGCCTCGCCGTCCGCACCTGCCTCACAGCGCCCCCAGTCCGGCTTCTGCGAGGTCAGGGAAGCGGGGAGCCCGGGCGGTGCGACGGACGGCGTCCGCGTCCGCTGCGCACTCCGGCCGCTCCTGCTCCCGTCGTCCCCCTCGTCCGGGCCGCCCGCCCCATGGCCGGGCGAGCCGCCGCCGCAGCCCGTCACCAGCAGGGCGGCGGCGACCACCCCTGCCGTCCACCGGATGAGACGCGCCATGGACCCTCCCCCTCACAGGCCGTCCGCCGTGCCGCGGATGGCGGTCCTGCCATCGTAGGCGGCCCGGACGACGCCCACTTCGGCCTGTGGATAACGCTGTGACCTGCCATTTTGTCGGGGCTGAGGGCGGGAGGCCGGCCGGTTCAGGAGCACACGGTGCCGCCCGCCGGTACCTTCCCGTCGAGCAGATAGCGGTCCACCGCCTCCCGCACGCAGGGGCTCTCGCCGGTGTAGGCGCCATGCCCCTCGCCCTCGTAGGTCAGCTCCACGCCGACCCCCTTGCCCAGCGCCGCCGCCATCCTCCGGGCGCCCTCGTAGGGGGTGGCCGGGTCCCCGGTGGTGCCGATCACCAGGATGGGCGGCGCGCCCGGCGCGCGGACGTCGGGGTGGTCCGCGG contains the following coding sequences:
- the moeZ gene encoding adenylyltransferase/sulfurtransferase MoeZ, translated to MSLPPLVEPAPELTVDEVRRYSRHLIIPDVGMDGQKRLKNAKVLCVGAGGLGSPALMYLAAAGVGTLGIVEFDEVDESNLQRQIIHSQSDIGRSKAESARDSVKGINPYVNVVLHEERLEADNVMDIFSQYDLIIDGTDNFATRYLVNDACVLLNKPYVWGSIYRFDGQASVFWSEHGPCYRCLYPEPPPPGMVPSCAEGGVLGVLCASIGSIQVNEAIKLLAGIGEPLVGRLMIYDALEMQYRQVKVRKDPDCAVCGENPTVTELIDYEAFCGVVSEEAQAAAADATITPKQLKEWIDEGENIEIIDVREQNEYEIVSIPGARLIPKNEFLMGTALETLPQDKKIVLHCKTGVRSAEVLAVLKNAGFSDAVHVGGGVIGWVNQIEPHKPVY
- a CDS encoding alpha/beta hydrolase, giving the protein MARLIRWTAGVVAAALLVTGCGGGSPGHGAGGPDEGDDGSRSGRSAQRTRTPSVAPPGLPASLTSQKPDWGRCEAGADGEAPGRKWQCATLKVPLDWSKPGGETIGLALIRARARGEDRIGSLLFNFGGPGGSGLSTMPSYATTADRLRERYDLVSWDPRGVGASEGVRCRGDEEIQAAESVDATPDTPAEERRFAKDAADFGRGCQKAAGKLMAHVSTTDTARDMDLMRHVLGDAELHYFGISYGTELGGVYAHLFPKNVGRMILDAVADPTADTIGHAENQTRGFQRALDDYLESTGQDPRRGTRRIADLLRRIDGEPLPTSTPGRKLTQTLALIGIILPLYGEESRPLLTSALKAAERGDGSQLLALADGYNERDASGRYGTGSHAQRVISCLDDRQRPTLEEAKRLLPRFEKISPVFGAYLGWDTAGWCRDWPVPGQYETPEVSAPGAPPVLVVGNTGDPATPYEGARRMADELGEDVGVMLTWRGHGHVAYGKGSDCVDTAVNAYLLNGTLPKNGKVCS